The genomic DNA GCTCGCGCTGATCATGCAGTACATGGGCGAGGACCTGAGACACCTACGCACTCTTGTCCGCATCGACTTCCGGCTCTGGATCGGAGGCGGCGTAATGATTGCCGGGGTGACCGGTCTCGCGAGCGTGGCGGCCGGCTTACCGTTTCTCACCAGTGAGACGCGCCATCCCGTTGTGCCGCTTCTCGGCGAGATCCCCCTTGTCAGCGCGATGGGGTTCGACCTCGGCGTCTTTATGGCGGTCTTCGGCACCACGCTTCTGATTGTGACCTCACTCGGACAAATCCACGGCAAGCCGTCAGCAACAGAGGAAGACCGACAATGGAACTCATAATGGCGGTCGGCATCGGCATCATGACGTCCTGCGCGGTGTATTTACTTCTCCGGGGGCGGACGTTCCCATTGGTGCTGGGACTGTCGATGTTGTCCACAGCCGCCAATCTCTTTATTTTGTCCATGGGACGCCTTCGACCCGGGGTTTCGCCCATCGTGGCGGCCGGCGCAGAGGACTATGCTGATCCGGTCCCCCAGGCTCTGGTATTGACGGCCATCGTGATTGGGTTCGGCATGACCGGTTTCATCATGGCGCTCGCGGCACGCACGCGGCATCGGACCGGCAGCGATCATGTAGACGGCGCCGAGCCGGTGTCGGAACGCAGGCCGGAGCAGGGCCCATGACCCATTTGCTCGCCGCTCCGATTATTGTGCCCGCGCTTGCGGCAGCGCTTCTTGTGATCTTGCACCGCGCACCGATCGAGGTGAAACGTGCGATCGGCATGGGAGCAACGGTGGCCGTTGCATCTGCGGCACTCGCGATTTTCTCGGAGACGCGCTCCGGCACGCCGCTCGTCTACCGCCTGGGCGACTGGCCGTCGCCGTTCGGCATCGTGCTGGTCGCGGATCACCTCTCCGCCTTCATGCTGCTCTTGACGGCGTCGCTTGCGCTCGCGGTGCTGCTCTATGCCGTGCAGGGGTGGGATACCCGGGGGAAGCTGTTCCACCCGCTCTTTCTCTTCCAAATGATGGGCCTGAACGGCGCCTTTCTCACGGGAGATCTATTCAACTTGTTCGTCTTCTTCGAAATTCTCTTGATCGCGTCGTACGGTCTCGCGATGGAAGGCTTGGAAGTCGAGCAGCTGCGTGCCACGCTCCACTATGCCGCGATCAATATCGCAGCCTCCAGTGTGTTCCTGATCGCTGTCAGCTTGATGTACGGCGTCATGGGAACGCTCAACATGGCACATCTGGCCGAACGTGTCGCGGAGGTGCGGGCCGAAGACGTGGGACTCGTGCGAGCCGCCGGTTTGTTGCTCCTCGGCGTGTTTGCCGTCAAGGCCGCAGTGTTTCCGCTCTATTTCTGGTTGCCGGCCGCCTATTCCCATGCGCCTGCGCCGGTGGCGGCGCTGTTCGCCGTTATGACCAAGGTCGGCGTGTATGCGATCATCCGTGTCACGACGCTGATCTTTACCGGCGGAGAAGATGGTGTGATGGAATTGACATCTCCCTGGCTGCTGCCGGTAGCCTTGATCACATTGACATTCGGCACCTTGGGCGCGCTGGGCGCCCAGCGCCTTGCCACCATGACGGCGTATCTCACCATTGCGTCGATCGGCACGATCCTCACCGGTGTGGCGAGCGGCGGCGAGGGCCTCGCCGCCGCGCTCTATTACCTGGCACATTCCACTCTGATCATTGCGGTCCTTTTCCTCGTCGCCGATCTGCTCAGCCGTAGCCGCGGCGCCGTGGGAGACCAGCTCCATCCGGGCCCGCCGCTCCGCCAAGCGGTGCCGCTCGGTCTGGCCTTTCTTTTCGGCGGCGCGACGGTGGCCGGCATCCCGCCGTCATCGGGATTTCTAGGCAAGCTGATGATCCTGCAAAGCACGATGGATGGGATGATGGTCATCGTCGTATGGGTGGTCATTTTGGTGACGAGCGTGCTGACCTTGGTGACGTGTTCGCGTGCGGGCAGCATCGTCCTCTGGAATTACATTGAACCGGACCAGCTTGCGCACGACCGGCCTCCTCGCGCCGGTGAGTGGATCGCGCTCGCCGCGCTGACCGGCTGCAGCATGGGCCTTGTCATCTTCGCGGCTCCCGTTACGCATTATACCGGCGAAATAGGGGCGCAACTGACATCCCCCGGTTCCTATATTCATGCCGTCCTGGGATCCGGGCAGGACGATTTCATTAGACCTCATGCCATGGACAGAGTTCGATGAAGAAGCTGTGTCCGTTTCCTATGCTCTCGACGGTGCTCGCCGGCACCTGGCTTGTCTTGGCCGGGATTTCGCCGCTGCATCTTGCGATGGCTCTCATGGTCGCCCTTGCCATTCCGCTCAGCATCGCTCCGCTGCTCGATGGACTGCCGGGTGTCCGTTCGCTACCCGCGGCGATGCGGCTCGTGGCGCGGGTCTTGTGGGATATCCTCATCGCCAATATCACGGTCGCGCGCCTCGTGCTCGGGCCTATCTCACGCCTGCGCCCCGGATTCGTGCGGGTACCGCTTGCCGTGACGCACCCGCACGCGATCTCGCTGCTTATGAGCATGATTTCGATTACGCCCGGCTCCATTCCCTTGGCGCTCTCGCCGGGTGCGCGCACCATGCTGGTGCATGTGCTCGACCTGGAAGACGAAAAGGCCTTCATCGCCAAGGTCAAAGAGCGATATGAGCGCCCCTTGATGGAGATCTTGGAATGTTGAACGCCGCCGTCTACATAGCTTTGGGCTCCATTGCGCTGGCGCTCACATTGTGCATGGTACGCCTCGTGCGCGGTCCCCACCCGGCCGACCGCGTGCTGGCTTTCGACACGCTCTCCATCAATACGATCGCGTTGCTCATCGTCCTGGACATCTACCTGTCCACGTCGGTCTTTTTCGAAGCGGCACTGCTGATCGCGCTGACCGGTTTCATCGCCACGGCCGCCTTCGCGCGCTTTCTTGCCCGTGGCAAGGTCATGGAGTAACACAATGCTGGATATCCTCGTCTCCGTCCTCCTGCTGGTGGGGAGCCTGTTCGTCGTGGTGGGGGCGTTCAGTCTCGTTCGTCTTCCCGATTTCTTCATGCGGCTGCACGGCCCGACGAAATCCACGACGTTGGGCGTCGGGAGCTTTTTACTCGCGGCCGTCGTCCACTCTGCCGACGGCGGATTCACCCTGCGGGAACTGCTCATTGCCCTGTTTCTGTTCATGACTGCGCCGGTGAGCGCTTTCCTACTGGGTCAAGTAGGCCTGCGGAGACGCGTGACTTCACGTGCTCCCATACCGGAAGATTTCCCCGGTTTACGCCGTTAACAGTGCCGTCGTCACGCGGATGTACGCTTTGTCGGAAGTGGGCAGGAGCATGAAAACCGTCGCGCATCGAAGGCGAACGATTCTCGTGGCGACCGACTTTTCGAAGCCGGCTACGCTCGTGATTCCGTATGCTCTTAAACTTGCGCTGGTGTTGAATCTCCGTCTCGTCATCCTGCATGTCGTGAAGGCCCCTCCCGGCTTCGAGCAGTGGTCTCCGGGCGCGCGCCGTTCTCTTCACTCCTTGAAGACCAAGGCTCTTCTTGAGCTGGGCCGAATCGTTCGTCTGGCGAACGAGAACGGCCTCATGGCCGATCACAGACTTCTGGTGGGCATTCCTGAGGATTCTATTCTGGAGGTTGCACACCATCCTGATGTCGCCCTTGTCGCCATGGGAACTCATGGCAAGACCGGCTGGAATAGGCTCCGGTTAGGCAGCGTTGCGGAGAGCACGTTGCGCCAGGCGCCTTGCCCCGTCCTGACGGTCCGTGCGTCCACTGCTGCGCATATCCCCGTCAATCCGTATCGGCTGAACGTATCTCGTCTTCTGGTGGCAACGGATTTTTCCGCTTCTTCCAAGGCTGCGCTTCGGGCCGCCGTCGTACTGGCAAAACGGCTGAACGCGCGGGTGGTACTGATCCATGCCGCCGAGCCTTCCAACTCCTTCCAGTCTGCGCCTCTTCGCGTCGATGAGCGTTCCCGGAGGCGCTATGCCGGACGGTTGCAGAAAATGATATCGGCGTCCCGAGCGGATGAGATCA from Nitrospira sp. includes the following:
- a CDS encoding Universal stress protein family, which encodes MKTVAHRRRTILVATDFSKPATLVIPYALKLALVLNLRLVILHVVKAPPGFEQWSPGARRSLHSLKTKALLELGRIVRLANENGLMADHRLLVGIPEDSILEVAHHPDVALVAMGTHGKTGWNRLRLGSVAESTLRQAPCPVLTVRASTAAHIPVNPYRLNVSRLLVATDFSASSKAALRAAVVLAKRLNARVVLIHAAEPSNSFQSAPLRVDERSRRRYAGRLQKMISASRADEIITDKVVITGNPVEVILDQTKHRKTDLLIVGTHGRRGMKRLMLGSVAEAVVRRAACPVFIVKARARNRLK
- a CDS encoding Na(+) H(+) antiporter subunit D, with the protein product MTHLLAAPIIVPALAAALLVILHRAPIEVKRAIGMGATVAVASAALAIFSETRSGTPLVYRLGDWPSPFGIVLVADHLSAFMLLLTASLALAVLLYAVQGWDTRGKLFHPLFLFQMMGLNGAFLTGDLFNLFVFFEILLIASYGLAMEGLEVEQLRATLHYAAINIAASSVFLIAVSLMYGVMGTLNMAHLAERVAEVRAEDVGLVRAAGLLLLGVFAVKAAVFPLYFWLPAAYSHAPAPVAALFAVMTKVGVYAIIRVTTLIFTGGEDGVMELTSPWLLPVALITLTFGTLGALGAQRLATMTAYLTIASIGTILTGVASGGEGLAAALYYLAHSTLIIAVLFLVADLLSRSRGAVGDQLHPGPPLRQAVPLGLAFLFGGATVAGIPPSSGFLGKLMILQSTMDGMMVIVVWVVILVTSVLTLVTCSRAGSIVLWNYIEPDQLAHDRPPRAGEWIALAALTGCSMGLVIFAAPVTHYTGEIGAQLTSPGSYIHAVLGSGQDDFIRPHAMDRVR
- a CDS encoding Na(+) H(+) antiporter subunit C, translating into MAVGIGIMTSCAVYLLLRGRTFPLVLGLSMLSTAANLFILSMGRLRPGVSPIVAAGAEDYADPVPQALVLTAIVIGFGMTGFIMALAARTRHRTGSDHVDGAEPVSERRPEQGP
- a CDS encoding Na(+) H(+) antiporter subunit G codes for the protein MLDILVSVLLLVGSLFVVVGAFSLVRLPDFFMRLHGPTKSTTLGVGSFLLAAVVHSADGGFTLRELLIALFLFMTAPVSAFLLGQVGLRRRVTSRAPIPEDFPGLRR
- a CDS encoding Na(+) H(+) antiporter subunit E encodes the protein MKKLCPFPMLSTVLAGTWLVLAGISPLHLAMALMVALAIPLSIAPLLDGLPGVRSLPAAMRLVARVLWDILIANITVARLVLGPISRLRPGFVRVPLAVTHPHAISLLMSMISITPGSIPLALSPGARTMLVHVLDLEDEKAFIAKVKERYERPLMEILEC